A single Cyprinus carpio isolate SPL01 chromosome A20, ASM1834038v1, whole genome shotgun sequence DNA region contains:
- the LOC109077386 gene encoding signal-induced proliferation-associated 1-like protein 1 isoform X3 — protein MTSLKRSQTERSVGGSVPATDEFYTRRLRLPNGGAPPPRSESTHLTGTPGVPKMGVRARVADWPPRKDGGSGGSGGSGGSGGSGGSGGGGGNGGGVWHITVETDSPSTTTGSAQSNLSSKLGHLISPQDSSMLRNIHNTLKNKMHSKGKDNRFLSPDGYLGSPRKGMRRIRQRSNSDITISELDGDGSEGWSFSGWTPMHREYGSTSSIDKHGVSGESFFDMLKGYQTDAPDQRSPAPEKLSELLTVAHKQSALDLPDGPLGPPRGSPASRLKEREKHMKRRSKSETGGESIFRKLRSVKAEGDSSRAGSDAEDGKSDDVGPPPKPWVCQKGFAHFDIQSILFDLNEAVQSRQSAVKRKNTTTGASAAAAASASTTSSLSSTQSGAYGSPCGSQEELNKDGPSLDSGDDKSNDLVLSCPCFRNEIGGEGERNISPSKQGSIGSGASSSSRDEEGSPERAPNTHFSNAGVAVLEAPKDGKSLHHDRGKSNIVEHVDLGAYYYRKYFYLREHWNYLGVDETLGPVAVSIRREKLEDHKDHGQQYNYRIIFRTSGLTNLRGSILEDAVPSTSKHGLARGLPLKEVLEYLVPELNAHCLRLALNTPKVTEQLMKLDEQGLSFQLKVGIMYCQAGQSSEEEMYNNEAAGPGLEEFLQLLGERVRLKGFSKYRAQLDTKTDSTGTHSLYTTFKDYEIMFHVSTMLPYTPNNKQQLLRKRHIGNDIVTIVFQEPGAKPFSPKNIRSHFQHVFVVVRAHNPCSENTCYSVAVARSRDVPAFGPPIPEEATFPKSTVFRDFLLAKVINAENAAHKSDKFRAMATRTRQEYLRDLAERHVTSTPIDPSGKFPFISLAHKRKEKTRPYFGGELRSPGAITWPVYAEDHGAGGELEALLAISNDFLVLVDPEAKAVVFNCAVRDVIGWTLGSPASMKIYYERGESISLRSINNNTEDFREVIKRLEHLTKGCETSDMTLRRNGLGQLGFHVNYEGIVAEVEPYGYAWQAGLRQGSRLVEICKVAVATLSHEQMIDLLRTSVTVKVVIIPPHEDATPRRGCSELHRMPVVEYKGSNESGSFEYKFPFRSNNNKWQRTSSSPQQSLTASPQSHSGTPNRAVSLGASMGKTLSAERPERAAAIPRSVSSDGRPLDSKRVSPGSENYALTSSLMLGRSPHNRSSPSNLSCSSDTGSGSSAHWRQKSMPEGFAHNRHSPLPTERQMGAEDGSSGKSTPSWPRVEDGSDRPPSDAPVTKSSSSYSGGPRIQRQEQVIHLSPKKGSQSEGPYSHSSSNTLSSTTSSGGHSDDKWYDLGSGGIADQPDSEPNGLGGGYLQGASADSGIDATSYGPTHGSSSSLLAVGATGARERAPSPWHSPTEGGRRVLERSPPAAESPVSPADVPPTTRSPPTHLLVRDGSSYSLSDMASYSSTRHSVSPAVLSSSHSSPREESSSATSPSSSSSSQSSVSPGPKSFYPRQGATSKYLIGWRKPGSTINSVDFGDTRKRPQGEGTDPGSSQSRPSLRDLHSPQAMCKSTVEEDLKKLVTPESPPSKQHKNKSSSGPVSSGRRSLHRTLSDESIYRGQRLPSLGDSVLEQALASEVLFSCSTLPRSPTTRGAPLRRPSYKMGIKMHADLHERQRPPPPELGLMPLPDTDTDSGLDWTHLVDVANAFEGERRPQRMQRGFMFSSQDISQRGETSLSPQHVELQPVPHTRLSPSEGPSSYSGKVSQLEALVKMLQEDLKKEREEKLKLQAQIKRLWEDNQRLQEESQSSAAKLKKFTEWVFNTIDLN, from the exons ATGACCAGTCTAAAGCGTTCACAGACCGAACGCTCTGTGGGTGGCTCTGTTCCCGCCACTGATGAGTTTTATACTCGCCGTCTGCGCTTGCCCAATGGAGGTGCTCCGCCCCCTCGCAGCGAGAGCACCCACTTGACTGGGACTCCCGGAGTACCCAAAATGGGTGTTCGAGCACGGGTCGCCGACTGGCCCCCCAGGAAAGATGGTGGCAGTGGTGGCAGTGGTGGCAGTGGAGGAAGTGGAGGAAGTGGAGGAAGTGGAGGAGGGGGTGGAAATGGAGGTGGTGTGTGGCACATCACAGTGGAGACGGATTCCCCTTCCACCACCACAGGTAGTGCTCAGAGCAACTTGTCAAGCAAGCTCGGTCACCTGATCAGCCCTCAGGATTCATCCATGCTGCGTAACATTCACAACACGCTGAAGAACAAGATGCATAGCAAAGGCAAAGACAATCGCTTTCTCTCACCCGATGGGTATCTCGGGTCACCCCGGAAGGGTATGCGGCGTATACGGCAGCGCAGCAACAGCGACATAACCATAAGTGAACTAGACGGTGATGGTAGCGAGGGCTGGTCTTTCTCAGGATGGACGCCCATGCATCGAGAGTATGGCAGTACCTCATCCATCGATAAGCATGGTGTGTCCGGCGAAAGCTTCTTCGACATGCTCAAAGGCTACCAGACCGATGCTCCGGACCAGCGCAGCCCTGCCCCTGAAAAGTTAAGTGAGTTGCTGACAGTAGCTCATAAACAGTCTGCCCTCGACTTGCCCGATGGACCTCTTGGTCCCCCTCGTGGCAGTCCCGCCAGTCgcctgaaagaaagagaaaaacacatgAAGAGGCGTTCGAAGTCAGAGACTGGTGGAGAATCCATATTCCGCAAGCTACGTAGTGTCAAAGCTGAAGGTGATTCATCACGTGCGGGTTCCGACGCAGAGGATGGAAAGTCTGATGACGTGGGTCCTCCTCCTAAACCATGGGTTTGCCAGAAAGGTTTTGCACACTTTGATATCCAGAGTATTCTGTTTGACCTGAACGAGGCCGTGCAGAGTCGGCAAAGTGCCGTAAAGCGGAAGAACACCACCACCGGTGCCTCTGCTGCAGCCGCGGCCTCGGCTTCCACCACGTCCTCTCTCTCGTCCACCCAAAGCGGAGCTTACGGCTCCCCTTGTGGCAGCCAGGAAGAGCTCAACAAGGATGGGCCTTCTCTTGACTCAGGTGATGACAAAAGCAATGATTTGGTTCTCAGCTGCCCATGTTTCCGTAATGAAATTGGTGGTGAAGGAGAGAGAAACATCAGCCCTTCAAAACAGGGCAGTATCGGCAGTGGTGCCTCTAGCTCTTCGAGAGATGAAGAAGGGTCCCCTGAAAGAGCTCCCAACACACATTTTAGCAATGCAGGGGTGGCTGTTCTTGAAGCCCCCAAGGATGGCAAGAGTCTCCACCATGATCGTGGAAAGAGCAACATAGTTGAACATGTGGACTTGGGTGCTTATTATTACAGGAAGTACTTCTATTTGAGAG AGCACTGGAACTACTTAGGTGTCGATGAGACACTGGGACCCGTAGCTGTCAGCATTCGTCGGGAAAAACTGGAGGATCACAAAGATCACGGCCAGCAATACAACTACAGAATCATCTTCAGAACCAGTGGG TTAACAAACTTGCGGGGCTCCATTTTGGAGGATGCTGTGCCCTCCACTTCTAAGCATGGCTTGGCTCGAGGCCTGCCTCTAAAGGAGGTGTTGGAGTACCTCGTACCTGAGCTCAATGCCCACTGCCTCCGTCTTGCTCTCAACACACCGAAGGTCACAGAGCAGCTGATGAAACTGGATGAGCAGGGG CTCAGTTTCCAGCTGAAGGTGGGAATCATGTACTGTCAGGCCGGCCAGAGCAGCGAGGAGGAGATGTACAATAATGAGGCAGCAGGTCCCGGCCTAGAAGAGTTCCTGCAGTTGCTGGGGGAAAGGGTGCGCCTTAAGGGTTTTTCTAAGTACCGTGCCCAACTGGACACTAAAA CGGACTCTACCGGAACACATTCTTTGTACACAACTTTTAAAGACTATGAGATCATGTTCCATGTGTCTACAATGCTGCCCTACACACCCAATAACAAACAGCAG CTGTTAAGGAAAAGACACATCGGAAACGACATCGTCACCATTGTGTTTCAAGAGCCTGGAGCAAAGCCCTTCAGTCCCAAGAACATCCGCTCACACTTTCAGCATGTCTTTGTGGTTGTACGAGCACACAACCCATGCTCCGAAAACACCTGCTACAG CGTGGCAGTGGCTCGCTCACGAGATGTACCTGCCTTTGGACCACCTATTCCCGAAGAGGCTACGTTCCCGAAGTCCACCGTCTTTCGAGATTTCCTGCTAGCCAAggtcatcaatgctgaaaatgcagcccACAAGTCAGACAAGTTCCGCGCCATGGCCACTCGGACACGACAGGAGTACTTGAGGGACCTGGCCGAACGGCACGTTACAAGCACACCTATAGATCCTTCGGGCaaatttccttttatttctcTGGCCCACAAGCGTAAGGAAAAGACTCGGCCATATTTTGGTGGAGAGCTGCGTAGCCCAGGGGCCATCACCTGGCCTGTTTACGCCGAGGACCATGGAGCTGGAGGAGAACTGGAGGCCCTGCTGGCCATTTCAAATGACTTTCTAGTGCTGGTGGACCCAGAAGCCAAGGCTGTTGTCTTCAACTGCGCTGTCCGAGATGTCATTGGTTGGACGCTGGGAAGCCCTGCTTCCATGAAGATCTACTATGAACGTGGAGAGAGCATCTCCCTGCGCTCCATCAATAACAACACAGAAGACTTCCGCGAGGTTATCAAACGTTTAGAG CACCTCACTAAAGGCTGTGAGACATCTGATATGACCTTGCGGAGGAATGGCCTGGGTCAGCTTGGTTTTCACGTTAACTACGAAGGCATCGTGGCAGAGGTGGAGCCGTATGGCTATGCCTGGCAAGCAGGGCTAAGGCAAGGCAGCCGGTTGGTTGAAATTTGCAAGGTGGCTGTGGCAACACTTTCACACGAGCAAATGATAGACCTGCTCCGCACCTCAGTAACTGTGAAAGTTGTCATTATACCGCCCCATGAGGATGCCACTCCTCGCAG GGGCTGTTCAGAACTGCACCGCATGCCAGTCGTTGAATATAAGGGCAGCAATGAGAGCGGCTCATTTGAGTACAAGTTTCCTTTCCGGAGCAATAACAACAAATGGCAGCGCACCTCGTCCAGCCCACAGCAGTCCCTCACCGCCTCGCCTCAGAGTCATAGTGGAACCCCGAACCGCGCTGTCAGCCTGGGGGCCAGCATGGGCAAGACCCTCTCTGCCGAGCGGCCCGAAAGAGCTGCCGCCATCCCCCGTAGCGTGTCCAGTGACGGCCGACCTCTGGACTCTAAAAG GGTGTCTCCAGGTTCTGAGAACTATGCCCTGACCTCCTCTCTCATGTTGGGTCGCTCGCCGCACAACCGAAGTTCCCCCAGTAACCTCTCCTGCTCCAGTGACACGGGCTCAGGGAGCTCCGCTCACTGGAGGCAGAAGTCCATGCCAGAGGG ATTTGCACACAACAGGCACTCTCCTCTCCCAACGGAGCGGCAAATGGGGGCAGAGGATGGAAGCAGCGGCAAGTCGACCCCCAGCTGGCCCAGAGTGGAGGACGGCTCTGACAGACCACCATCAG ATGCTCCAGTCACTAAATCGAGCTCGTCCTACTCAGGCGGCCCACGCATCCAGAGACAGGAACAGGTCATTCACCTTTCACCCAAGAAGGGCAGCCAG TCTGAAGGTCCGTACTCCCACTCGAGCAGTAATACGCTCTCCAGCACCACGTCTAGTGGCGGTCACAGCGATGACAAGTGGTATGATCTGGGCAGTGGAGGGATAGCAGACCAGCCGGACTCTGAGCCGAACGGACTTGGTGGTGGGTATCTGCAGGGTGCTTCAGCGGACAGCGGCATCGATGCTACATCATACGGCCCCACACATGGGAGCTCCAGCTCTCTGCTGGCTGTGGGAGCTACTGGTGCCAGAGAAAGAGCTCCCTCACCTTGGCACAGCCCCACAGAAGGGGGCAGGAGGGTGCTTGAGAGGTCCCCTCCTGCTGCTGAGTCCCCAGTGTCCCCTGCAGATGTGCCGCCTACTACCCGAAGCCCACCGACCCATCTACTGGTCCGGGATGGCAGTTCCTACAGTCTGAGTGACATGGCCTCTTATTCTAG CACACGTCACTCTGTTAGCCCTGCAGTCCTGAGCTCTAGCCATAGCTCCCCACGTGAAGAGTCTTCCTCAGCcacctccccctcctcctcctcctcctcccagaGCTCAGTGTCACCTGGCCCTAAGAGTTTCTATCCGCGCCAGGGGGCCACTAGCAAATACCTGATCGGCTGGAGGAAACCAGGCAGCACCATCAACTCTGTGGACTTTGGGGACACACGCAA ACGACCACAGGGTGAGGGGACAGACCCCGGGTCTTCTCAGTCCAGGCCCTCTCTTAGGGATCTGCACTCTCCTCAAGCCATGTGCAAGTCCACAGTGGAAGAAGATCTGAAGAAACTTGTGACGCCAGAAAGTCCCCCATCCAAACAGCACAAGAACAAG TCCTCCTCAGGTCCAGTGAGCTCAGGGAGGCGTTCTCTGCACCGCACCCTGTCAGATGAGAGTATATACCGGGGTCAGCGGCTGCCGTCTCTGGGAGATTCAGTTCTGGAGCAGGCTCTGGCCAGCGAGGTGCTCTTCAGCTGCTCTACCCTTCCACGTTCACCGACCACCCGTGGCGCCCCACTGCGCAGACCTTCCTACAAAATGGGCATCAAAATGCATG CAGACCTGCACGAGCGACAGAGGCCACCTCCTCCTGAACTGGGTCTCATGCCCCTCCCAGACACGGACACAGACAGCGGCCTGGACTGGACCCACCTCGTAGATGTTGCCAATGCTTTCGAGGGTGAGAGAAGACCACAACGCA TGCAGCGAGGGTTTATGTTTAGTTCTCAAGACATCAGTCAGAGAGGAGAAACTTCACTCAGTCCTCAGCATGTAGAGCTGCAGCCTGTGCCCCACACCAGACTCTCCCCAAG TGAGGGGCCTTCAAGCTACAGTGGGAAAGTTTCTCAGCTGGAAGCTCTGGTGAAGATGTTGCAGGAGGACTTGAAGAAA GAAAGGGAAGAGAAACTGAAACTGCAGGCACAAATTAAGAGGCTTTGGGAGGACAATCAGAGGCTGCAAGAAGAGTCTCAAAGCTCCGCTGCCAAGCTCAAGAAGTTCACGGAGTGGGTCTTTAACACCATCGATCTGAACTGA
- the LOC109077386 gene encoding signal-induced proliferation-associated 1-like protein 1 isoform X2, with the protein MTSLKRSQTERSVGGSVPATDEFYTRRLRLPNGGAPPPRSESTHLTGTPGVPKMGVRARVADWPPRKDGGSGGSGGSGGSGGSGGSGGGGGNGGGVWHITVETDSPSTTTGSAQSNLSSKLGHLISPQDSSMLRNIHNTLKNKMHSKGKDNRFLSPDGYLGSPRKGMRRIRQRSNSDITISELDGDGSEGWSFSGWTPMHREYGSTSSIDKHGVSGESFFDMLKGYQTDAPDQRSPAPEKLSELLTVAHKQSALDLPDGPLGPPRGSPASRLKEREKHMKRRSKSETGGESIFRKLRSVKAEGDSSRAGSDAEDGKSDDVGPPPKPWVCQKGFAHFDIQSILFDLNEAVQSRQSAVKRKNTTTGASAAAAASASTTSSLSSTQSGAYGSPCGSQEELNKDGPSLDSGDDKSNDLVLSCPCFRNEIGGEGERNISPSKQGSIGSGASSSSRDEEGSPERAPNTHFSNAGVAVLEAPKDGKSLHHDRGKSNIVEHVDLGAYYYRKYFYLREHWNYLGVDETLGPVAVSIRREKLEDHKDHGQQYNYRIIFRTSGLTNLRGSILEDAVPSTSKHGLARGLPLKEVLEYLVPELNAHCLRLALNTPKVTEQLMKLDEQGLSFQLKVGIMYCQAGQSSEEEMYNNEAAGPGLEEFLQLLGERVRLKGFSKYRAQLDTKTDSTGTHSLYTTFKDYEIMFHVSTMLPYTPNNKQQLLRKRHIGNDIVTIVFQEPGAKPFSPKNIRSHFQHVFVVVRAHNPCSENTCYSVAVARSRDVPAFGPPIPEEATFPKSTVFRDFLLAKVINAENAAHKSDKFRAMATRTRQEYLRDLAERHVTSTPIDPSGKFPFISLAHKRKEKTRPYFGGELRSPGAITWPVYAEDHGAGGELEALLAISNDFLVLVDPEAKAVVFNCAVRDVIGWTLGSPASMKIYYERGESISLRSINNNTEDFREVIKRLEHLTKGCETSDMTLRRNGLGQLGFHVNYEGIVAEVEPYGYAWQAGLRQGSRLVEICKVAVATLSHEQMIDLLRTSVTVKVVIIPPHEDATPRRGCSELHRMPVVEYKGSNESGSFEYKFPFRSNNNKWQRTSSSPQQSLTASPQSHSGTPNRAVSLGASMGKTLSAERPERAAAIPRSVSSDGRPLDSKRVSPGSENYALTSSLMLGRSPHNRSSPSNLSCSSDTGSGSSAHWRQKSMPEGFAHNRHSPLPTERQMGAEDGSSGKSTPSWPRVEDGSDRPPSDAPVTKSSSSYSGGPRIQRQEQVIHLSPKKGSQSEGPYSHSSSNTLSSTTSSGGHSDDKWYDLGSGGIADQPDSEPNGLGGGYLQGASADSGIDATSYGPTHGSSSSLLAVGATGARERAPSPWHSPTEGGRRVLERSPPAAESPVSPADVPPTTRSPPTHLLVRDGSSYSLSDMASYSSTRHSVSPAVLSSSHSSPREESSSATSPSSSSSSQSSVSPGPKSFYPRQGATSKYLIGWRKPGSTINSVDFGDTRKRPQGEGTDPGSSQSRPSLRDLHSPQAMCKSTVEEDLKKLVTPESPPSKQHKNKSSSGPVSSGRRSLHRTLSDESIYRGQRLPSLGDSVLEQALASEVLFSCSTLPRSPTTRGAPLRRPSYKMGIKMHGDLSASDTSLADLHERQRPPPPELGLMPLPDTDTDSGLDWTHLVDVANAFEVQRGFMFSSQDISQRGETSLSPQHVELQPVPHTRLSPSEGPSSYSGKVSQLEALVKMLQEDLKKEREEKLKLQAQIKRLWEDNQRLQEESQSSAAKLKKFTEWVFNTIDLN; encoded by the exons ATGACCAGTCTAAAGCGTTCACAGACCGAACGCTCTGTGGGTGGCTCTGTTCCCGCCACTGATGAGTTTTATACTCGCCGTCTGCGCTTGCCCAATGGAGGTGCTCCGCCCCCTCGCAGCGAGAGCACCCACTTGACTGGGACTCCCGGAGTACCCAAAATGGGTGTTCGAGCACGGGTCGCCGACTGGCCCCCCAGGAAAGATGGTGGCAGTGGTGGCAGTGGTGGCAGTGGAGGAAGTGGAGGAAGTGGAGGAAGTGGAGGAGGGGGTGGAAATGGAGGTGGTGTGTGGCACATCACAGTGGAGACGGATTCCCCTTCCACCACCACAGGTAGTGCTCAGAGCAACTTGTCAAGCAAGCTCGGTCACCTGATCAGCCCTCAGGATTCATCCATGCTGCGTAACATTCACAACACGCTGAAGAACAAGATGCATAGCAAAGGCAAAGACAATCGCTTTCTCTCACCCGATGGGTATCTCGGGTCACCCCGGAAGGGTATGCGGCGTATACGGCAGCGCAGCAACAGCGACATAACCATAAGTGAACTAGACGGTGATGGTAGCGAGGGCTGGTCTTTCTCAGGATGGACGCCCATGCATCGAGAGTATGGCAGTACCTCATCCATCGATAAGCATGGTGTGTCCGGCGAAAGCTTCTTCGACATGCTCAAAGGCTACCAGACCGATGCTCCGGACCAGCGCAGCCCTGCCCCTGAAAAGTTAAGTGAGTTGCTGACAGTAGCTCATAAACAGTCTGCCCTCGACTTGCCCGATGGACCTCTTGGTCCCCCTCGTGGCAGTCCCGCCAGTCgcctgaaagaaagagaaaaacacatgAAGAGGCGTTCGAAGTCAGAGACTGGTGGAGAATCCATATTCCGCAAGCTACGTAGTGTCAAAGCTGAAGGTGATTCATCACGTGCGGGTTCCGACGCAGAGGATGGAAAGTCTGATGACGTGGGTCCTCCTCCTAAACCATGGGTTTGCCAGAAAGGTTTTGCACACTTTGATATCCAGAGTATTCTGTTTGACCTGAACGAGGCCGTGCAGAGTCGGCAAAGTGCCGTAAAGCGGAAGAACACCACCACCGGTGCCTCTGCTGCAGCCGCGGCCTCGGCTTCCACCACGTCCTCTCTCTCGTCCACCCAAAGCGGAGCTTACGGCTCCCCTTGTGGCAGCCAGGAAGAGCTCAACAAGGATGGGCCTTCTCTTGACTCAGGTGATGACAAAAGCAATGATTTGGTTCTCAGCTGCCCATGTTTCCGTAATGAAATTGGTGGTGAAGGAGAGAGAAACATCAGCCCTTCAAAACAGGGCAGTATCGGCAGTGGTGCCTCTAGCTCTTCGAGAGATGAAGAAGGGTCCCCTGAAAGAGCTCCCAACACACATTTTAGCAATGCAGGGGTGGCTGTTCTTGAAGCCCCCAAGGATGGCAAGAGTCTCCACCATGATCGTGGAAAGAGCAACATAGTTGAACATGTGGACTTGGGTGCTTATTATTACAGGAAGTACTTCTATTTGAGAG AGCACTGGAACTACTTAGGTGTCGATGAGACACTGGGACCCGTAGCTGTCAGCATTCGTCGGGAAAAACTGGAGGATCACAAAGATCACGGCCAGCAATACAACTACAGAATCATCTTCAGAACCAGTGGG TTAACAAACTTGCGGGGCTCCATTTTGGAGGATGCTGTGCCCTCCACTTCTAAGCATGGCTTGGCTCGAGGCCTGCCTCTAAAGGAGGTGTTGGAGTACCTCGTACCTGAGCTCAATGCCCACTGCCTCCGTCTTGCTCTCAACACACCGAAGGTCACAGAGCAGCTGATGAAACTGGATGAGCAGGGG CTCAGTTTCCAGCTGAAGGTGGGAATCATGTACTGTCAGGCCGGCCAGAGCAGCGAGGAGGAGATGTACAATAATGAGGCAGCAGGTCCCGGCCTAGAAGAGTTCCTGCAGTTGCTGGGGGAAAGGGTGCGCCTTAAGGGTTTTTCTAAGTACCGTGCCCAACTGGACACTAAAA CGGACTCTACCGGAACACATTCTTTGTACACAACTTTTAAAGACTATGAGATCATGTTCCATGTGTCTACAATGCTGCCCTACACACCCAATAACAAACAGCAG CTGTTAAGGAAAAGACACATCGGAAACGACATCGTCACCATTGTGTTTCAAGAGCCTGGAGCAAAGCCCTTCAGTCCCAAGAACATCCGCTCACACTTTCAGCATGTCTTTGTGGTTGTACGAGCACACAACCCATGCTCCGAAAACACCTGCTACAG CGTGGCAGTGGCTCGCTCACGAGATGTACCTGCCTTTGGACCACCTATTCCCGAAGAGGCTACGTTCCCGAAGTCCACCGTCTTTCGAGATTTCCTGCTAGCCAAggtcatcaatgctgaaaatgcagcccACAAGTCAGACAAGTTCCGCGCCATGGCCACTCGGACACGACAGGAGTACTTGAGGGACCTGGCCGAACGGCACGTTACAAGCACACCTATAGATCCTTCGGGCaaatttccttttatttctcTGGCCCACAAGCGTAAGGAAAAGACTCGGCCATATTTTGGTGGAGAGCTGCGTAGCCCAGGGGCCATCACCTGGCCTGTTTACGCCGAGGACCATGGAGCTGGAGGAGAACTGGAGGCCCTGCTGGCCATTTCAAATGACTTTCTAGTGCTGGTGGACCCAGAAGCCAAGGCTGTTGTCTTCAACTGCGCTGTCCGAGATGTCATTGGTTGGACGCTGGGAAGCCCTGCTTCCATGAAGATCTACTATGAACGTGGAGAGAGCATCTCCCTGCGCTCCATCAATAACAACACAGAAGACTTCCGCGAGGTTATCAAACGTTTAGAG CACCTCACTAAAGGCTGTGAGACATCTGATATGACCTTGCGGAGGAATGGCCTGGGTCAGCTTGGTTTTCACGTTAACTACGAAGGCATCGTGGCAGAGGTGGAGCCGTATGGCTATGCCTGGCAAGCAGGGCTAAGGCAAGGCAGCCGGTTGGTTGAAATTTGCAAGGTGGCTGTGGCAACACTTTCACACGAGCAAATGATAGACCTGCTCCGCACCTCAGTAACTGTGAAAGTTGTCATTATACCGCCCCATGAGGATGCCACTCCTCGCAG GGGCTGTTCAGAACTGCACCGCATGCCAGTCGTTGAATATAAGGGCAGCAATGAGAGCGGCTCATTTGAGTACAAGTTTCCTTTCCGGAGCAATAACAACAAATGGCAGCGCACCTCGTCCAGCCCACAGCAGTCCCTCACCGCCTCGCCTCAGAGTCATAGTGGAACCCCGAACCGCGCTGTCAGCCTGGGGGCCAGCATGGGCAAGACCCTCTCTGCCGAGCGGCCCGAAAGAGCTGCCGCCATCCCCCGTAGCGTGTCCAGTGACGGCCGACCTCTGGACTCTAAAAG GGTGTCTCCAGGTTCTGAGAACTATGCCCTGACCTCCTCTCTCATGTTGGGTCGCTCGCCGCACAACCGAAGTTCCCCCAGTAACCTCTCCTGCTCCAGTGACACGGGCTCAGGGAGCTCCGCTCACTGGAGGCAGAAGTCCATGCCAGAGGG ATTTGCACACAACAGGCACTCTCCTCTCCCAACGGAGCGGCAAATGGGGGCAGAGGATGGAAGCAGCGGCAAGTCGACCCCCAGCTGGCCCAGAGTGGAGGACGGCTCTGACAGACCACCATCAG ATGCTCCAGTCACTAAATCGAGCTCGTCCTACTCAGGCGGCCCACGCATCCAGAGACAGGAACAGGTCATTCACCTTTCACCCAAGAAGGGCAGCCAG TCTGAAGGTCCGTACTCCCACTCGAGCAGTAATACGCTCTCCAGCACCACGTCTAGTGGCGGTCACAGCGATGACAAGTGGTATGATCTGGGCAGTGGAGGGATAGCAGACCAGCCGGACTCTGAGCCGAACGGACTTGGTGGTGGGTATCTGCAGGGTGCTTCAGCGGACAGCGGCATCGATGCTACATCATACGGCCCCACACATGGGAGCTCCAGCTCTCTGCTGGCTGTGGGAGCTACTGGTGCCAGAGAAAGAGCTCCCTCACCTTGGCACAGCCCCACAGAAGGGGGCAGGAGGGTGCTTGAGAGGTCCCCTCCTGCTGCTGAGTCCCCAGTGTCCCCTGCAGATGTGCCGCCTACTACCCGAAGCCCACCGACCCATCTACTGGTCCGGGATGGCAGTTCCTACAGTCTGAGTGACATGGCCTCTTATTCTAG CACACGTCACTCTGTTAGCCCTGCAGTCCTGAGCTCTAGCCATAGCTCCCCACGTGAAGAGTCTTCCTCAGCcacctccccctcctcctcctcctcctcccagaGCTCAGTGTCACCTGGCCCTAAGAGTTTCTATCCGCGCCAGGGGGCCACTAGCAAATACCTGATCGGCTGGAGGAAACCAGGCAGCACCATCAACTCTGTGGACTTTGGGGACACACGCAA ACGACCACAGGGTGAGGGGACAGACCCCGGGTCTTCTCAGTCCAGGCCCTCTCTTAGGGATCTGCACTCTCCTCAAGCCATGTGCAAGTCCACAGTGGAAGAAGATCTGAAGAAACTTGTGACGCCAGAAAGTCCCCCATCCAAACAGCACAAGAACAAG TCCTCCTCAGGTCCAGTGAGCTCAGGGAGGCGTTCTCTGCACCGCACCCTGTCAGATGAGAGTATATACCGGGGTCAGCGGCTGCCGTCTCTGGGAGATTCAGTTCTGGAGCAGGCTCTGGCCAGCGAGGTGCTCTTCAGCTGCTCTACCCTTCCACGTTCACCGACCACCCGTGGCGCCCCACTGCGCAGACCTTCCTACAAAATGGGCATCAAAATGCATG GTGACCTCTCAGCGTCTGACACCTCTCTAGCAGACCTGCACGAGCGACAGAGGCCACCTCCTCCTGAACTGGGTCTCATGCCCCTCCCAGACACGGACACAGACAGCGGCCTGGACTGGACCCACCTCGTAGATGTTGCCAATGCTTTCGAGG TGCAGCGAGGGTTTATGTTTAGTTCTCAAGACATCAGTCAGAGAGGAGAAACTTCACTCAGTCCTCAGCATGTAGAGCTGCAGCCTGTGCCCCACACCAGACTCTCCCCAAG TGAGGGGCCTTCAAGCTACAGTGGGAAAGTTTCTCAGCTGGAAGCTCTGGTGAAGATGTTGCAGGAGGACTTGAAGAAA GAAAGGGAAGAGAAACTGAAACTGCAGGCACAAATTAAGAGGCTTTGGGAGGACAATCAGAGGCTGCAAGAAGAGTCTCAAAGCTCCGCTGCCAAGCTCAAGAAGTTCACGGAGTGGGTCTTTAACACCATCGATCTGAACTGA